The Kwoniella shivajii chromosome 4, complete sequence genome segment GAAAgtttatcttcatcttgtaaAGCTGCTAATTTCGATGGATGAATACTGGATGGTTTTGAAGCCGAGCTGACTGTTTTCGTTCTGCaatcaggtaaatcagtTCAGCTTGACACTCTTACTCCTGTCTTGTCCCTAAGCTGACGGAATGGAAAGCAAAGATGTATACGGGGATTGAAGAATGTAGTTTAGCTATaagtttcactcacctttcttgTCGAAGAGCAAATTCCAACATTTTAACCCTTCTCAGCAAATCCACTTTCAAGTTTTCTGCAGATCTTCTTTGTCCTTCGAGTAAAGCTATCCTTGCCTGTATAAACACGAATTGAACGAAGTGTGATTTCCATTTAGTATATCTGACTGATACATTTTCCAATGATAACgaatgatcatgattttATTACTCACCCTCatttcagctctttcaatCTCCCATTCATTCCTatctctttcccatcttctccattcacTTTGAAGGTAATGCAGTACACTAGCTAAATTCATTTCAGGCCCGCCTTGTCCATTGACAGACCCTGATCCTCCATCAACCGTACTTCCAGCCCcttgctgctgctgctgctgttgctgatgttgctgctgctgttgacTACCtgattgttgatgaagatttggctgatgttgttgttggagaTCTCTCGGAGTGAATTGAGATGACGCTTGGTTTTGTTGTTGgacatgttgttgttgttgttgctgctgctgctgctgctgctgagGTGGATAGGACTgttgtccttgtccttgaccTACGTTACGAAACATCTTGCTGGATGAAGATATGCTAGCAATACTGGTTGACGATCTAAAAAATCTAGGATCGTGTCATCTGCAGTATTTACCCAAGTGTCGATATGTGGTGATATAGAGCTGAAAGGATAAATTTTCGATACCTTTGTTATATTATGAATCGATTGGAAAATGACCGCTCATGTGAGGGTGCACGCGACTAAGGCGTTCGTTCTTGCGGCAAGGTGTTCGGTACTTCTTTTTCTATTTAATAAACTGCGTTTTGGGGTCCTTGTCCTTCTATCCGTGTGTGTAGTACATCGTTATCGCTGTAGTATGATTCTATCTTTTGTATTTACAGGCTTCTTCCAATGTCGTTGATACACCACATTTCACTCTCCGGTTGCTCGTAGCTGCCATTCATCGTCATTGCCCCCCCCTCCctctttcccattccattCAGATTTAAACTTGGTTTTGCCACGTGAGAGCGAGCAATGCACCGCGGAGATAACACAATTCCCGATACAGTGAGAGTTGTACTGTTGGATTAGTGGCACATTGGAGACTGTGGGGTTTGAATCGAAATGCGGGGTATACTGATGTCACTGTTTGTTTCAGTTTGGCGCATATCAACAAGCATCAGAAAAATAAATAATCAATAGAAAAAATAAATAAGTTATTACGCAAGGAATGTTTTTCAAAGAGTTTTTGTCTCGTTTGTGTTTGCTCTTCTCCCACATCGACAGTCTATGAAGTAAGTTGATCCTCAAATTAACAGAGGTCCTTGCAAATCCTCACTCGTATAATAAAAAACATTCGATCTGATTGATTCGGATTCAACACGATGAGCGCTCAACAGTACTATCAAGGTGGTAACGATCAAGGATATGATCAACAAAGAGGATATCAACAGAATAACTATAATAATCAACAATATGcaccacctcaacaaggttatCCTCAGCAACCACAACAAACATATCAACCACCTCCTGGACCACCTCAAGGAGAATAcaaccaacaacaacaacagcaacaacaacagtaTGGTATGAAACCTTCTCAACCATACGCTCCTCCTCCAGGTCCACCTCAACAGGTGAACACCGAGAATAACAACGGCTACAATAACAATTATCAGAACGAAGCAGGACCCCCTCCAGCATACGTTGATACGGCGCCTTTCTCACAAGCGGATGAGAAAACAGGTCAAAGACTAAATCCTAGAAAAAGACTGAATGATCCTATTTTCTTGGCTTTATTCGTAGCTGCTCTAGCTGGTTTCGCTGTCGTCTCAGCTATAGCCATCAAGAGCTTCGTCGAGGTCAATGGGCTGGGTGGTGGCCTGGGGAACGATAGCCAGGGTGGTACAGGTACCAGTACAACTTTAGACTAGTGAGTATTTTCTGAGACTGCACAACATATCTTCCCAGCTGCGAGCCCGTAAAACTGATCAAAATGGGGTTTCGTAGTCACACagtatatcttcttctttgtgtTTGTGCTTTGGGTTTAGTCAATGCAGCTTTATACATAGCTGTAAGTTGTCCCTAATAATTAAACTTTTTGATAACTAATCATAATTGACTGAATGATGATCTCGTAGTTCGTTCGTGCTTTCACAAGGATTGTCATTGAAGTGACCCTTGCTTTGACTGTAATCCTCAATATCGGTATTTGTGTATGTGAGTGACGCTCTCCTACTCAATGCTTACTTACCTGTCCATTACTTACGCTGAATCAACGATGCGTAGACTACTTTATCATCAAATGTAAGCTCCGTCTGCACCGCACCTCTCTGTGAggagaaaagctgattttggcCCCATGTAGACTGGTCCGGAGCTGCTATCTTCCTTGTCATCGCGTTGTTATCCGTGTTCTTCTATTGgtcgatgaggaagaggtatGTCGAATTTTCATCTCACTCATCATCTAGACAGACTGTTTAATGCTACCATGAACATCGTTGCTGAAAACTTCCTATTTCATCACAGGATACCCCTCGCCAAACTCCTTCTACAAGTCACAATCGATATCACAAAACATCACCCTTCCGTCTATCTCGTAGTATTCATAGGTTTGATCATCCAGACCGCTTTGTCAGTGTGGTACACCTTTACTTGTATTGCAATTTATGTCAAATGGACTCCTGGCAGTGCAGGTGCGTTTCAAGGACTTGCTATCAAACTCGCGCAagctgatcagctttctttcAGCTTGTACTGGTACTAGTTGTTCGTCAGGCAAAGTAGCTGGGTTAATCTTCTACTCCACTTTTGCCTATCTTTGGACTTCTCAAGTGGTCGGAAACGTCATTCTTTGTACATTGGCTGGAGGTGTCTTTGGAGGTAAGTATCTTCGTCACTATTGGCTACTAGCCTCCCCTGCCTGTACTGTCCTTCTCTACTCCTTCTGCACACTCCTACAATGACCCGTTGAATTTGATCCGTACTGACATTGGCGAACGCAGGATGGTACTACTACGGACCTAGAGTACCTAACGGTGGATTGCCCAAACGAGCTACactttcagctttcatccGAGCCTCAACATTATCCCTCGGATCAATCGCTTTTGGTTCATTGATTGTTACAGTCTTGGAACTGATTAGATTAATCTTACAAGCTATTCAACAATatgaagcaggagaaggtgatatggTAGGAGCCATCGTAGCTTGTTGTGTGAGtttcctcattcttctcctcacCATCATGTCAATATTTGTAACTAATATATTGGTTGGTTGGTATAGGCTACATGCTGTGTGGGCTGTATTGAATCAATGGTGGCTTGGTTCAATAAATACGCCTATATCGAAATTGCATTGTATGGTAAATCATATATCCCAGCTGCCAAAGATACTTGGAGATTGCTAAAGGACAGAGGAATTGATGCTCTGGTCAATGATTCACTTGTCGGAACTGGTAAGTCAATACTCGATCCATCCTGTTTCCCGTGTTCATAGCGTGAGGAAGGGTTACAGAACGAACGCTAGAACGAACGCTAATTTACTGCTTAGCATTGATGTGGGGAGCTTATCTCAATGGATTCTTATGTGCTGTATTAGGCTATCTCTACCTCAGATGTGAGTGTCGCATACTTTGACCAAgcacaagctgatgatcaaTTGGTAGTCACAAACCCCGCTTATAATACCTCTGGACAATACTCTGCGTGAGCTATTCACTTCCAGAGTAGGTATGACCATACAGCTGAACCCCCTGATCTTCTAGGCCCGTCAttctcttctcattcttgATTGGAATAAACGAAGGTCAAGTTATCAACAGTGCCATTGTATGTGAACAATATTCAGTGGTTTAGGATTCCAGCTGATTAAGATGTGATATATAGGACGCTGGTGTATCTACCATCTTTGttggattgggtgaagatccgatgtaagtgatttcGTGCATATGACACAACATTTATCGATGACAGACGAATGCTAATATCGTGATCGCTTAGGGTTCTTGCTGAGAGAAGTCCAGCATTGTTTGAAATGATCAGACAGGCTTACCCAAGAGTTGTCGAGGGGGTCCCTCAGCGATAAGTTGATTGAGCCGAGGATGCCACGCGATAAGTAGGACGCCTACCCGATGAAGCAGTAAAAAAGGGAGAAAACAACTGGACAATCATATATACGGGATTTAGGATGTTCAAAATTTCATAATACTCATAATACTATATAATACATGCacatctttcattcctcatTATTGGACTTGTTGAGCACAAGTGAGTATATGTGTGTTCTTTATGTAGTGCGTTGTTATCACATCCCATTTTGTACTGAATTTGCTTGACGATCATTTAAGATTTTTCTTTAAACACCATCTTTCCAAGcagctttttcagctttcacaTTACCTTGCTTTTGTAACTCTTGATCACCTGTTATCATACCTTGAACAGATTGTAATTTTCCTTTTAAGCCTTCTTCGGATGGTATGGGTACAGCCAAAATTGAATCTGATGTAGCCTGTTTATTATCCCATTGAGCTTTTTCAGATTCTTTGTTGCCttgattttgcttttcttGATCAGATGTGAGATATCCGAAGGCTCTACCCGATCGGttagcttttccttttgcACGGGAAGGGGGTGGGATGGGGGCGAGGGGCGAAGAATGACAACAGTCCACGTAAGGAAAGGAACAAGTATGAAAATCGTACAACTCACGATTTAGCTTTACCTACACCTGAATCAATAGTGCTTTCCAAAGCTTTTTTGCTTTTCGCTTCGTCCACTTGTAATTTACCGGATTGTTCGAGGTTTTTACCACCTTGTAAAATCGCATCTCCACCCAAAGCAGATGGGATCACCGATGCTACGGTCTAATTGAGATATAACGCCATCACCACAAGATACCGTCAACGTTCTGTTATCTGTCATTCGAGTAGAGTACCAAGTCCCCGAAGTGGGTCGCTAGGGAAATATGAGAAATCTGAGAAAAAAGGTGACTAACCTGTTGAACTATCCCTGCCGCCGAGTAAATCTGACCTGTTATTTGAGATGGTTgctctctttcttcttgactgaCCATATTGATCCTACACTATCTATCTGATGTCGGATTGGATTTCTGTGGATTACTGGATTGGATACTATCTTTTTATCTTTATACGAGTATGAAAAATCCATAACGACGTATACAAAACAACCATGTTTTCAATTCGTTCGCTCTTTATTTTTTTGACGTCATTGATTCCCCTCCACATGTCATGTCCAGTTGATGATTCAACCATCCAGAGCGACGTCAACgcaatgtatgtatatacatcatcatagatcatcatcgctCTTATCAGTCTGTCCTCTCACCTACCTCAATGATAACAGGTCTATCCAAAAGACTTGTATCGTCTTCAGCGCCATTCATAAAAGTAATCGGAAATCAACTTGAATCCCAATTGGGATCGTACAGGAATATGTCACGAACAACCATTTCGAAAGATTATCCAACTTCGACAGCTGAACCATCCAAattgtttccttttcctgGTATATCATGGGATTCAACTAAAGCGGTCAGACAAGTACTAGAGGAGAATGACAGAGGTTATGATATATACGAATCTGCAAGATGTACGTTCCCGCTACCCCCCTATGAATCTATTCTTTGCTGACTATGAGAATGAAATATCCTTCTCAGATGCACATAATCATTTCCCTCATTCGGTCCTCACTCGATATGCCTTGGGTGGTTCCTCTCGATTGTTGAAAGATACATGGGATCATGATAGACCGCATCTTGTATCGCTTGATCCATACGATAAAAGTCGTGAAAAGGAAAACCTGAAAGAGGCTGATGTTCCtgatcagattgatcaaagtaaTTGGGGTGATAGGAAATATGTAGGAATGAAAGGGTGAGTCATTGTATCGAACACGTTCGTCTTCAAGCCTTGGGTCCTAGTCAGAATGTGCGGTCTGAGtctgaaaggagagaaatGGAGGACCAGACCTGTGATTACTAACGCGAGACACATAGGGCATACTCTCGctatttgactttcttccatGGCGAAATAGCTCGTCTTGGTCCTACCGAAACTTTGAATCAATACATTTTCACTCCTGAAGCTAATTGGGAATCATTCAAcacatcgtcatcttctgATGGAGagacaaaagagaaagatggtccgatgatgattgatcgtCTTGTGGGAGGCGTTTTTCATCCTTTTATTCATGTAGGATTCGGATTGGAATTCAATGATCGTATCGTTTTAGCTGAAGGGTCAGTATCGTTTTCTTTTCTAGCTTTGTTGATAGATAACACACGTCACACACTCGATAAAGATACTAATATCTGGCCATTTTCTCTCTGGTTGCAGTCTCGCAGAAGCTGCTATCCattcagatgaattgaatgCACCGCTTTTAACTTCAGAATGTATACGTGAAATAATCAATCCTTCCAATCCGACCCCTGAACATCTTCAAATACCAGCTCGATCAATTCCCACCAATGAAGATACTTTAGAACCTACTGATGCACGTGAACCAAGACTTGGAAGATCACTCTTAGAGATTTATTCGATCCTCTTATCTTCAGATACGTTGATTCCTGAACCGTATAATCCTGATTCAAGCATaaatgaaaggatcaaattcgcttctgaaggaggaagagcagaagGTCTAAGGAAATTGATCGAAGATTGGAGTTTGTCAAATGAGGAATTATCGGATAATGACCAAATGGGTTGGAAAAGAAAATTCGAAGAATTGGCTATTTTCACTACTTTATTAGCTTGTGCTACTGGTAAAAAAGGTAAACCGTCAAAagtcgatttcttcttggtgaGTATCTTTTGCACTTTTTCCCCTTTCATCACTTGACTCAGCTCGAGCTGGCGGGATTAAAAGTTTCTAGCTGACTGGACATGAAATGAATTGGTCACCAGGTCCATACTTTGACATCATCTATATTCATTCCGACTTATATGCCTGTCTTGTCAATCCCTAATAGACGATTACTCTTCAAAGCGTATTTACTGGTTATTCTGAATACTGCATTAGCCAGAGGACGACCTCGTATCGACCCAGAGTTGATAATGTCATATGACCCTTACCCTGTCGCTCCTGGAACGGATGGATCAGTCAAGGCTAAACAAGGGGATGTATTGGGTCAACCtgacaagaaagaaagtagAAATCCATGGTTAAGCATGATAGAAAGTTGTTTAGCTCATCCAGGTCAGTGTTGATGTTTTACTGAAGAACGTAGAAAGAAACGATCAAGGCAGAGAAGCTGATCAGACCGTTGTAGATTCACATGTACCCAAAGCCATTCGATCATTATTGTATTTCACAGAACTGTACGGATCGACTAAAGAAGGTTGTTTCATAGGAACATACCTTTCAGGAGGTCAAACCCACGAAACCATAAATGGATTAAGTAAAGTTGACGGAACGGTTTTCGTAAGAGCCGCAGGTATCATAATGGATCAATTGGGTTGGACgagagaaggtaaagatcATGGTGATTGGGAATTCAGTCCTGTGGGCTATGATGAAGTTTGGAAATAATCACGATTAATCTGTGTACAATCAGCAATAGGTTCAACCTATATAGCATTCTTCAATCGTGATCTCCTCATGTAATATAGGTAATCAATCTTCCGAACTTTGGGTGGTGAACTTTCGAGGTTAGTTTTATGTTTCATCGTGATGATAATCAACACCCTCTTCTTATTTTGCATTACCAATTGTCAATAGTGTAAGTAATTCAGAAGATCGAACCAAACCCGTAAAACTCATGTTTCTTGTAAGTATGATCATGACAACGATTGAATGAAGACGTGTCTTTTTTATTAGAATTATTCACATACGATATGTATGTATAATATGTTATTTACAGGACGATCCCATGGTGTTCCATGTATATCTAAGTGAGTAAATACGAAATAATGGTATAGAAGATTGGTATATACAGTAAACGCTGTTACTTTTTTATATTGGTCTATCGCTCTCCACCGAGTATTGAGATTACATCCTCTCATTCAATCATACCTCATTTCGCGTGACAGACATCGCAGAAATCCAACCGGTGACTCGATCATTGAACCAGTCAAGGCCTCTTATCCACCGTCCCCAGCCTCCAGCTAACGCCCTTGACAGTCTACTTCACTGGGGCTCCCAGCCCTGCTTCCTGCTACTCTCACACATCTCCATTGGGAGCACCTATCCTCACCCCTGAGCTAGAAGGttctttccaacctttcttctcaaagCAAGCGAATACCAAATCATATCCGTCAAACTCATAACCTATTCTATCCTTTCTTTGAAAATCCTTGCCTAACAGATTAGTTCCAAATGATTGCCATGCTCTTTGTTCAGTTTCCGTGTCTCCGACCGTTGAATTGTGGTTTTCATCTTGCTTTTGGGGGTCTagggtagaagaagaagctgggGTAGAAACGAATAAGGTTATTGATAATCTTGAAGGTTGGAAGATGTTTACGACTTTTTTGATCAACTCTTGTAATTCAGGTCTTTTCGTTGGATCTTCATTCTGTGATGTTGGAtatgacgaagaagacgatgatgatgagggagaaggagaacaAGTCGGTAAAGGTACATTACATTCAAAGGAAGCGTATGaccaaccttcttcaggtgtgaCGTGAATCGTGAAATAACCACCGCCTTTACCATTTTTCTTGGAAATTGATTCTGGCATACCTGAACCTATAACTGCATTGGCAGAATATCCACATGGATCAAATCCGAATGAATCTAAAACAGTCTCATCTTTTGGAAATAATTTATCGATACCCAAGGTTGATGAGATTTCTTGACCTAATTCTAACCCTGACTTGAGTGTACCGTttgtatcatcattgaaGAATTGTTCTCTCGCACAAGGAGCGAGATGGGTCATTAATATCTCCAATGTCGTATCTTGATATTTCGCAGGTTGGAATGGTGGTGCGTTGACCTTGACGTTGACATCTATGCTAGTATTACCATCGAGGTTGGATGTAGATATGGATTTGGTTGGTGAAGGAAGGATCAGTGATGAAGACGGTGACGAATaagtggatgatgaagataagtTTGGTACTGTGTTAGGTGATGTGAGATATAATAACCAATGATCTCGATTCATCGGTCCGACAGTGTATGCAGCTCCGGCAGTTCCTATAGTATAGCAATTTGCGGTCAGCAGAGGAGTTGAGATGTTTTCGGACTAGGTAAAAAGGTGTTCATGACGAGACgaatgaacgaatgaatCCGAGCACCTCGTCCTTTACATCATCTCCCAAGTTACAACTTCGCCCAAACATCCCACTTCAATCCCACCTCTCGACCAGAGAATGGATGAACGCTAACTCGAAATTCAAAAgttcaaactcaccaaaaACAGTATCTAAGAACCTAACCTCATCACTCCAGTCTCTGTGAGGACCCTGTTGTCTttcaggaaagaagaaactttTTCGACTGTAAAAACATCTCCAAACATTGGTGAATCCACACCATTCTTTTGCGATTTCAATTATTCTGTATAACCCTAATAAGTTGAGTGTCGTTCCGCATGTTTTCAGAATCACTAAATGAGGTGCGACGAATAACGATGATTCGCTATTTGGTTTTGAATATATTCCTTTATCAGCTCTCATATACTTGTCTTTTACACTTGAATACTCTCCACTCGGCCCTGACCCTGGCCAAGAAGTCAAAACGAACGAAGAGGTCGAAACTCACGACAACAGATAAGCGTCTatttcatcaccttcaacaacaCTCAATACTTTACATTTAACTATATCCAACATCTCTTCCCAAACATATTTTGGGATTTTTCTCAGCCCCTTCAGCTCTGCCGTTCCATTTGAAGTGGATGTTGAGATGTCCCCATCTTGGGTATTGGCAGCTGATCTGTATTCTTGAGGAGGTGTTATtgaggatgttgatggtAATTGATCAAAAGAAGGTGCGAACCAAACTTCTAATAATTTTTCAGGTCCTTCGAACGGTCCAGGTGAAGTCAATACTTCTTGTGGTGTATCTGAAGGTAATGTCATTTTGCTCGTCTTTTGTTATTCGTCTTTTGGCACTTGATACCTTTTATACTTGTTTTGTTCCACTCTTCACTTTTCACGTTCaccttatctcttctttttgtGAGATGGTGTGGGAAAGATGTACCCTCACcggagagagaaagagaggggGAGTCTGCTCAAACCAGAAAGGGATACGATAGAAAAGCACCAGCAAAAGTTCGCAGACTATCTGGTCAGTGAGGAGTATATATATTATGATAATATCATGTATAAAAAGACTTTTTTTCTTCACATTTCAACGCTTTAGATAAAGGAACTTTTGTTACTCTTTGCATGTCCCAAATTCCCAAATTCCAGAAAACGAAAAAAATGGTCACGTGACATGTCTCCACCCGGGCCATGAGCGAGGTATGTCCAGGCGTCATACTGTATGCGTATTCGAGTAGACGCCATATGCATGTATTCAGTATTCAAACATGTTATCTGTATGATaatgatgggaatgggcGTGCGGTCGGAAAGGACTATGGTGTCTACGTGTTATCAATCGGTAGATATGAAGATAGGAGGTGGTTACTTGGTGCAATCTTGGGAGGACAATatttgttcatcttcacgaaaagttgagcttgaattcAGTTCAACAAATAGACCACTATCGGTTGACTTCTGCCATGATACAGCATGGAAGTGCACAGTAGTGGACTCTCGTCTCGAGGATATCTTAGTGGCTATCTCCTTAGCATACTGAAGGTCTGTGACATGATGTATGGAACAGCTAAGTCTAATTCCCCATTTCCAATGGTGTGAAGTCCCTTTCATCCATTGGTTGGAATCGGATCCAACAGTAAGTTAACGATCCGATCAATGCGATGTGAACGTTACAGATTGACGTCTAACCATCAAGGGATGGTCTTTGGTGACATTCGTTTCCGTCTTAAACAAGCTCAGTATAACTTTTCGAAAAACAGGTGTCACCCACCCCAGCACGCAAAAGGCACTATGGAATCGTGTACTCTACTGAGAAAGTTTCATCGACTCCAAGAGTGGCAGTGTTCCTTTAGCTAACCAATGAGGTGTGACTTCGTATAATGTGTTCAGTGTTGGTGAGAAATCAGCACGAAAGTACCACAAACGAAACGAGGAGATTCCCGCGTTCTCCGAGGGACCAAAGGGgcgaaagagaaaaggttatGTCTACCTTGAACCTGTTAGTAAATCAAATGTGCTCCTGAGGAGTCTTGTACGCGATCGTCACAAGAGAGGAATCTATGCTGGGGCAAATAAATGGAACTACAGTAATCAGTACAAAGCAAAGAGAATGGCCCATATTACATTTCGGGAACCCATCAGTGATAGTCAAGGGGAAGAAGGCCGATACTCACCAGGGTTCCAGCTCATCCGGTAGTATACACTGTTCCACACTTTGATTGCATGATATGATTTGACTTCAATCTCTCTTAATCTGTTGGTCTGTTGATCACTCGAAATCGAGTTGGGCTGCCAGTAATGTGAAGATTTGTACGCAGCGTCAAAGCCGAGAGACTGATAGTTTCAATCGTTCATGGCTGATGTTCATCTCATAATGCTGTAATCCGACTTTCTGAAGGTCAATTTCTTCTGAAGTCTGCCCATCGTAATTTTACACCAAATAGTTGAACGACAGAAGATCACGTTACGATCGTCGTACTTATTGTCTCGGGCGATCGCACAGAATTCATTCACCTGCGTGAGTTGGAGGTACCTTTTGACGTTTTTTTGTCCCGACTCGCTTATCTCGACCACTGACCACCAGATCCTCAAGCAAGTATAGTATGCAAGATGTCAGTGATCGATGCGATCAAAATTTCATCCTGGTGATCCAAAATACAAAAGTTATACTGTCGGATTCGGGATCCGATAATTTCGGAATGTATATTCGGATAATTTCACGGGGATATGCCATTtaagaaaaaaaaacagaaaGGCTTTTGTTAAAAGTTGTTCTATAAAGTTAGTTCACTTTTCTAAAAATACTTTGCAGATCATCTCAATTGGAT includes the following:
- a CDS encoding protein PNS1 — its product is MSAQQYYQGGNDQGYDQQRGYQQNNYNNQQYAPPQQGYPQQPQQTYQPPPGPPQGEYNQQQQQQQQQYGMKPSQPYAPPPGPPQQVNTENNNGYNNNYQNEAGPPPAYVDTAPFSQADEKTGQRLNPRKRLNDPIFLALFVAALAGFAVVSAIAIKSFVEVNGLGGGLGNDSQGGTGTSTTLDYHTVYLLLCVCALGLVNAALYIAFVRAFTRIVIEVTLALTVILNIGICVYYFIIKYWSGAAIFLVIALLSVFFYWSMRKRIPLAKLLLQVTIDITKHHPSVYLVVFIGLIIQTALSVWYTFTCIAIYVKWTPGSAACTGTSCSSGKVAGLIFYSTFAYLWTSQVVGNVILCTLAGGVFGGWYYYGPRVPNGGLPKRATLSAFIRASTLSLGSIAFGSLIVTVLELIRLILQAIQQYEAGEGDMVGAIVACCATCCVGCIESMVAWFNKYAYIEIALYGKSYIPAAKDTWRLLKDRGIDALVNDSLVGTALMWGAYLNGFLCAVLGYLYLRFTNPAYNTSGQYSAPVILFSFLIGINEGQVINSAIDAGVSTIFVGLGEDPMVLAERSPALFEMIRQAYPRVVEGVPQR
- a CDS encoding S-adenosylmethionine decarboxylase proenzyme; protein product: MTLPSDTPQEVLTSPGPFEGPEKLLEVWFAPSFDQLPSTSSITPPQEYRSAANTQDGDISTSTSNGTAELKGLRKIPKYVWEEMLDIVKCKVLSVVEGDEIDAYLLSESSLFVAPHLVILKTCGTTLNLLGLYRIIEIAKEWCGFTNVWRCFYSRKSFFFPERQQGPHRDWSDEVRFLDTVFGTAGAAYTVGPMNRDHWLLYLTSPNTVPNLSSSSTYSSPSSSLILPSPTKSISTSNLDGNTSIDVNVKVNAPPFQPAKYQDTTLEILMTHLAPCAREQFFNDDTNGTLKSGLELGQEISSTLGIDKLFPKDETVLDSFGFDPCGYSANAVIGSGMPESISKKNGKGGGYFTIHVTPEEGWSYASFECNVPLPTCSPSPSSSSSSSSYPTSQNEDPTKRPELQELIKKVVNIFQPSRLSITLFVSTPASSSTLDPQKQDENHNSTVGDTETEQRAWQSFGTNLLGKDFQRKDRIGYEFDGYDLVFACFEKKGWKEPSSSGVRIGAPNGDV